One region of Miscanthus floridulus cultivar M001 chromosome 19, ASM1932011v1, whole genome shotgun sequence genomic DNA includes:
- the LOC136526758 gene encoding 10 kDa prolamin-like, whose protein sequence is MAAKMFALFALLALCASTTSATHIPGHLPPMMPLGTMNPCMQYCMMQQRFANLLAWPALMLQQLLASPLQPYQTPMTMPSMMPPMMMPSMMSPMMMSSMMPLPQCHCDAISQIMQQQQLPFMFNPTAMAIPPMFLHQPFVGSTF, encoded by the coding sequence ATGGCAGCCAAGATGTTTGCATTGTTTGCACTCCTAGCTCTTTGTGCAAGCACCACAAGTGCGACCCATATTCCAGGGCACTTGCCACCAATGATGCCATTGGGTACCATGAACCCATGCATGCAGTACTGCATGATGCAACAGAGGTTTGCCAACTTGTTGGCGTGGCCGGCCCTGATGCTACAGCAACTATTGGCCTCACCGCTTCAGCCGTATCAGACGCCAATGACGATGCCGAGCATGATGCCACCGATGATGATGCCGAGCATGATGTCACCAATGATGATGTCGAGCATGATGCCATTGCCACAATGTCACTGCGATGCCATCTCTCAGATTATGCAGCAACAGCAGTTACCATTCATGTTCAACCCAACAGCCATGGCGATCCCACCCATGTTCTTACATCAACCCTTTGTTGGTTCTACATTCTAG